Proteins co-encoded in one Armatimonadota bacterium genomic window:
- a CDS encoding tetratricopeptide repeat protein, with protein MPLRVTKAKTVGNEKQLGLDALREKRWAEAADYLEKALNGSPSDVEIMNALAVAYSALGNGKAARTILGQAVRVSPECPETYKNLAVLLAREGRVLEAADNACQAVELSPSNPENVRVLRDVQELVRKLSHSTKKEKKLNRRIGGPTRTEINERLAKINSVIKKAQSISEQVPTLSLCMIVKNEEANLGSCLRSVKGIVNEIIIVDTGSTDRTPEIAQSYGAKVYHFPWTDNYAEARNKSLSYANGTWILILDADEQLDKSAGPVILKAIKEPVADAFALLFHNYMSENQGPDMFIHRTCRLFRNKLEYRYEGRVHERIVPSIERSGGKMAYLDAVIHHFGYMPAVMLERCKHERYVRLLEADLAENPNDPYCLYNLASVYITKGNYKEALGYLKKAEEYISRSHEFAAATYSHMAHAFCELGSPEEAINALERAQNKGICHPELNFAKGNALLGLGRYAEAITEFVSAVQLGQSNRWVGDPGAFGYKAYFGIASACMGLQDYQKAAEYAELVVKENPGDAKAHELLTIAYLRLGNTAQAEKHGKEWLRLSPGDARAVMGFAQVLQASGQFKEARNLYVSLLDLDCEAAELHFNLGVCAEALNELEDASRHFTRAIELQPDFVEAHTNLGRCHAKQGRISEALACFAHAVEIDPGYANAYFNAGDILYSAGRYEDAINVYQNGLMCYPNNPAAFLAIGNCYFRMGAYEAAIMGYRQALVLRPNYPEAEANLSKALQHVKSSV; from the coding sequence ATGCCTTTACGAGTTACAAAAGCCAAGACAGTCGGTAATGAGAAACAGTTGGGGCTTGATGCACTAAGAGAAAAACGGTGGGCCGAGGCGGCCGACTATTTGGAAAAAGCACTCAATGGTTCGCCCTCAGATGTTGAAATTATGAATGCACTGGCAGTCGCATATAGTGCCCTGGGCAACGGTAAAGCTGCTCGCACAATACTTGGGCAGGCAGTTCGGGTGTCGCCAGAGTGTCCCGAAACATATAAAAATCTTGCAGTGCTACTTGCGCGCGAGGGCAGGGTATTAGAAGCGGCGGATAATGCTTGTCAAGCAGTCGAACTTTCTCCTTCTAATCCAGAAAATGTCCGAGTGCTTCGAGATGTACAAGAACTGGTTCGGAAACTTTCACATTCGACAAAGAAAGAAAAAAAGTTAAACCGGCGTATTGGAGGACCAACGCGCACTGAGATTAATGAGCGCCTTGCCAAGATTAATTCAGTTATTAAAAAGGCACAGTCTATTAGCGAACAAGTGCCTACTCTTTCACTATGCATGATTGTAAAGAACGAAGAAGCAAATCTCGGTTCTTGTCTGCGGAGTGTAAAGGGCATTGTGAATGAAATAATCATTGTTGATACCGGGTCAACAGACCGCACGCCCGAGATTGCACAATCTTATGGGGCAAAGGTTTATCATTTTCCATGGACTGATAACTATGCTGAAGCTCGGAATAAGTCATTAAGCTATGCAAATGGAACGTGGATTCTCATACTGGATGCTGATGAGCAGCTTGATAAATCTGCAGGCCCAGTAATTCTTAAGGCAATAAAAGAACCCGTTGCGGATGCGTTTGCATTGCTTTTCCACAACTATATGTCCGAAAATCAAGGTCCAGATATGTTTATCCATCGTACTTGCCGGTTGTTCCGCAACAAGCTCGAATATCGGTATGAAGGACGAGTGCATGAACGTATAGTCCCTTCTATTGAGCGGTCGGGTGGGAAAATGGCATATCTCGATGCGGTAATCCACCATTTTGGCTATATGCCTGCTGTAATGTTGGAACGTTGCAAGCATGAGCGGTATGTTCGCCTTCTTGAAGCAGACCTTGCAGAGAACCCAAATGACCCATATTGCCTCTACAATCTAGCTTCTGTCTACATAACAAAAGGCAACTATAAGGAGGCGCTTGGATATCTTAAGAAGGCTGAAGAATATATTTCGCGGAGTCATGAATTTGCCGCCGCCACTTATTCACATATGGCTCATGCCTTTTGTGAACTTGGGAGTCCAGAAGAGGCTATAAATGCATTGGAGCGGGCGCAAAATAAAGGCATATGTCATCCTGAATTGAATTTTGCGAAGGGGAATGCTCTTCTAGGCCTTGGGAGATATGCAGAAGCAATCACTGAGTTCGTATCTGCTGTCCAGCTCGGCCAAAGTAATAGATGGGTAGGCGATCCTGGTGCGTTTGGATATAAGGCATATTTTGGAATAGCTAGTGCTTGCATGGGATTGCAAGATTACCAGAAGGCTGCTGAATATGCCGAGCTGGTGGTGAAAGAAAACCCTGGTGACGCTAAGGCACATGAACTCCTAACCATTGCCTATCTTCGTTTGGGAAATACAGCTCAAGCTGAAAAACATGGAAAGGAGTGGCTTCGATTATCGCCGGGTGATGCCCGGGCAGTGATGGGTTTCGCCCAGGTTTTGCAGGCAAGCGGTCAATTTAAGGAGGCAAGGAATCTCTATGTTTCGCTTCTAGATTTGGATTGCGAAGCCGCTGAGCTTCATTTCAACCTGGGTGTTTGTGCAGAGGCACTTAATGAGCTTGAAGATGCTAGTCGGCATTTTACTAGGGCGATTGAATTGCAGCCTGATTTTGTCGAGGCGCATACCAACTTAGGACGGTGTCACGCGAAACAAGGGCGAATCTCTGAAGCGCTTGCTTGTTTTGCACATGCTGTGGAAATAGACCCGGGGTATGCAAATGCTTATTTTAATGCAGGGGATATTCTGTATTCGGCTGGCCGCTATGAGGATGCTATAAATGTCTATCAGAATGGCTTGATGTGTTATCCAAATAACCCGGCCGCATTCCTTGCCATAGGAAATTGCTACTTCCGCATGGGGGCGTATGAAGCCGCTATTATGGGTTATCGCCAAGCTTTGGTTCTTCGCCCGAATTACCCTGAGGCCGAAGCTAATCTTTCTAAGGCTCTACAGCATGTAAAATCCTCGGTTTAA
- a CDS encoding aldo/keto reductase — protein MERRELGRTGIWVSRLAFGTLPFKLHEMPISDGAELLVAAAEMGINFFDLAEIYGSYPHMQKALKHMELPPIIAAKSMAKDASSMITSINTALREIGVPRLDIFKLHNVDSVEDLNSRLPAWEELVKAKSKGLIRAIGVSTHSCRVLEEIISWPELDVVLVVFNRGFKGVVEGTMAEMLDGIKAAHSAGKGVYIMKALGGGLLYANAREALEFAFSVEEADSVAVGMHSLQEVIYNVAVCKGEAVPPSVETSLKQRKRRWHVRPFCRGCGACISACRYGALRMGEKTPVVDEEKCILCGYCGFECPAMAIKIL, from the coding sequence ATGGAACGCCGCGAATTAGGGAGAACAGGTATCTGGGTGTCAAGGCTTGCCTTCGGGACGCTGCCTTTCAAACTTCACGAAATGCCAATTAGCGATGGCGCGGAGCTTCTTGTTGCCGCGGCAGAAATGGGCATCAATTTTTTTGACCTCGCAGAAATTTACGGTTCGTATCCTCACATGCAGAAGGCACTTAAGCATATGGAGTTACCTCCTATAATTGCCGCCAAGTCCATGGCAAAGGATGCAAGCTCCATGATCACATCAATCAATACTGCACTTCGAGAAATTGGCGTACCAAGGCTTGACATTTTCAAGCTTCATAACGTTGATAGCGTCGAGGACTTGAATAGTAGATTGCCTGCGTGGGAAGAGCTAGTTAAGGCTAAATCAAAGGGATTAATTCGTGCAATCGGTGTGTCTACACATTCCTGCCGCGTGCTAGAGGAAATCATTAGTTGGCCTGAGTTGGATGTTGTTCTAGTGGTTTTTAATAGAGGTTTTAAGGGTGTTGTAGAGGGAACAATGGCAGAGATGCTGGATGGCATCAAGGCAGCTCATAGCGCTGGCAAGGGTGTCTACATTATGAAGGCGCTTGGCGGTGGACTACTGTATGCGAATGCTAGGGAAGCTTTGGAATTCGCATTTAGCGTTGAAGAAGCTGATTCGGTCGCCGTCGGAATGCATAGCCTCCAAGAAGTAATATACAATGTTGCTGTGTGCAAGGGCGAGGCTGTTCCGCCTTCCGTCGAAACGAGTCTAAAGCAGCGTAAAAGACGCTGGCATGTTCGTCCATTCTGTCGAGGTTGTGGGGCTTGCATATCCGCTTGCCGTTATGGAGCGCTCCGCATGGGTGAGAAAACGCCAGTTGTGGATGAGGAGAAGTGCATACTGTGTGGATATTGCGGCTTCGAATGTCCTGCGATGGCGATTAAAATATTGTAG
- a CDS encoding sugar phosphate isomerase/epimerase, whose translation MPMKFSICNELFENWPIEKVFVTAAEIGYDGVEIAPFTLASSVYEITDVRRREIVRAAADAGVEIVGLHWLLVKPEGLHISHPDADVRRRTRDYLDALICLCSDLGGRVLIFGSPKQRNVHESLTYEQAWNYARETFSHCAEKAQENDVYLCIEALPPRETNFINTVEEALAMVRAVGKPNFRTMVDVKSMCSEGRSIPEIVCSAGEHIMHVHANDASGRGPGMGDTDFHVVSSALREIRYNGYVSVEVFDYKPDPITIAKQSLAYLRETFGC comes from the coding sequence ATGCCAATGAAATTTTCGATTTGCAACGAGCTTTTTGAAAATTGGCCTATAGAGAAAGTATTCGTTACTGCTGCCGAAATCGGATACGATGGCGTTGAGATTGCTCCGTTCACTCTCGCGTCATCGGTTTACGAGATCACAGATGTACGACGCCGAGAGATTGTTCGAGCTGCCGCTGATGCTGGTGTTGAGATCGTTGGGCTTCACTGGTTGCTAGTGAAACCAGAAGGATTGCATATCAGTCATCCCGATGCAGATGTTCGTAGGCGAACGCGTGACTACCTTGATGCGCTGATTTGCTTGTGCAGTGATCTCGGCGGTCGCGTTCTCATTTTTGGCTCGCCAAAGCAGAGGAACGTGCACGAAAGCCTAACTTACGAGCAAGCTTGGAATTATGCACGTGAAACATTTTCGCATTGTGCGGAAAAGGCACAGGAAAATGACGTCTACCTTTGCATAGAGGCGTTACCTCCGCGGGAGACCAACTTCATAAACACAGTTGAGGAAGCGCTGGCAATGGTTCGTGCGGTTGGTAAGCCTAACTTTCGCACAATGGTTGATGTAAAAAGCATGTGTTCTGAGGGACGGTCAATACCGGAGATTGTTTGTAGTGCAGGTGAACATATTATGCATGTTCATGCTAATGACGCAAGTGGACGAGGGCCTGGGATGGGCGACACAGATTTTCACGTTGTGTCGTCAGCCCTTCGCGAAATCAGGTATAATGGCTATGTTTCAGTAGAGGTTTTCGATTACAAGCCCGACCCAATAACAATTGCAAAGCAAAGTTTAGCTTATTTGAGGGAAACGTTTGGTTGTTAA
- the cysS gene encoding cysteine--tRNA ligase, with the protein MTIRFFNTLTREKDEFRAINDMKVGLYTCGPTVYDFAHIGNWRTYLFEDILRRHLEYRGFEVTHVMNITDVDDKTIRGAREKGISLNEYTLPFIKAFYEDRDHLNIEPAHVYPRATEHIQEMVALIKKLLDKGIAYKAEDGSIYYDISKFPGYGKLSHFKIGELKAGARVSSDEYEKEQVSDFALWKAWDEADGNVYWDTELGRGRPGWHIECSAMSMKYLGETFDIHTGGVDNIFPHHENEIAQSEAATGKPFVNYWLHSEHLLVENRKMSKSLGNFYTLRDVMARGYDPLAFRYLVLGAHYRSKLNFTWQALDAAKTALENLYEFVARLDRENPTGLDDAVVRWTRAFDEAMDDDLNTPVALAAVFSLIKEVNIHGRGGREVFAAMVNFDRILGLKLAERGMPVEVEIPSDIIRLVEERQKARKARDFAAADRIRDEILAAGYIVEDTPEGPRVKKK; encoded by the coding sequence ATGACTATCAGATTCTTCAATACGCTAACCCGCGAAAAAGACGAATTTCGAGCAATAAATGACATGAAGGTTGGACTCTATACCTGTGGGCCAACCGTATATGACTTCGCCCATATTGGAAACTGGCGCACCTACTTATTCGAAGATATTCTTCGGCGACACCTCGAATACCGCGGTTTCGAGGTAACACACGTGATGAATATCACGGATGTCGACGACAAGACAATACGTGGCGCTAGGGAAAAAGGCATAAGTCTCAACGAGTATACTCTTCCATTCATTAAGGCTTTTTATGAGGACAGGGACCATCTAAACATCGAGCCGGCGCATGTATATCCCAGGGCGACCGAGCACATTCAGGAGATGGTTGCTCTGATAAAGAAGCTTCTTGACAAAGGTATAGCATATAAAGCTGAAGACGGCTCGATTTACTACGACATCTCAAAATTTCCTGGATACGGCAAACTTTCTCATTTTAAGATAGGAGAGTTGAAAGCTGGCGCTCGGGTTAGCTCCGATGAATATGAAAAAGAACAAGTCTCCGATTTTGCTCTTTGGAAGGCTTGGGATGAGGCAGACGGCAATGTATATTGGGACACTGAGCTTGGAAGAGGCCGACCCGGTTGGCATATCGAATGTTCAGCAATGAGCATGAAGTATTTGGGCGAAACGTTTGACATTCATACCGGCGGCGTTGATAACATCTTTCCACATCATGAAAACGAAATAGCCCAGTCTGAGGCTGCAACCGGAAAACCATTCGTCAACTATTGGCTTCATTCAGAACATCTCCTCGTAGAAAATCGCAAAATGAGCAAATCACTTGGCAATTTCTACACGCTTAGAGATGTAATGGCTCGAGGATATGATCCACTGGCGTTTAGGTATTTGGTCCTTGGCGCACATTATCGGTCAAAATTGAACTTCACTTGGCAGGCACTGGATGCTGCTAAAACAGCGCTTGAGAACTTATATGAATTCGTAGCGCGACTCGATAGGGAAAACCCAACTGGCCTTGATGACGCGGTTGTGCGCTGGACGAGAGCGTTTGATGAAGCAATGGATGACGATTTGAATACGCCGGTTGCGCTAGCTGCGGTTTTTAGCTTGATTAAAGAGGTCAATATTCACGGCCGTGGTGGTCGGGAAGTCTTCGCTGCAATGGTGAACTTTGACCGAATCCTAGGTCTCAAACTTGCCGAGCGAGGGATGCCTGTTGAAGTGGAAATACCCTCGGATATAATAAGACTCGTCGAAGAACGTCAGAAGGCAAGAAAGGCACGCGATTTTGCTGCCGCCGACCGCATCCGCGATGAGATTCTAGCTGCCGGATACATTGTAGAGGATACCCCCGAGGGCCCTAGAGTAAAGAAGAAATAG
- a CDS encoding PIG-L family deacetylase: MRILAVGAHPDDIEILCAGTLAKYASQGHDIIMCHACIGDKGHFHIPNDELAKIRCKEAQLSASRIGAESISLGIPDCEIFNNRETLAVFIDMIRVTKPDLIITHSPTDYMPDHCVVSGLVYDASFHASLPNWKTEHEYHDKVPPVIYMDNVAGVDFEPGEYVDITDFIEKKKEMMMCHQSQVVWLKEHDNLDVIQFIEDCAKFRGWQCGVQYAEAFRTVNRWPRLRTQRLLP; encoded by the coding sequence ATGCGGATTTTAGCAGTTGGGGCGCATCCCGACGATATAGAAATCCTATGCGCTGGCACACTTGCTAAATATGCAAGCCAAGGCCATGACATTATTATGTGCCATGCATGTATTGGGGATAAAGGGCATTTCCACATCCCAAATGATGAGCTTGCGAAAATTAGGTGCAAAGAGGCTCAGCTATCGGCAAGCAGGATTGGAGCTGAGAGCATATCGCTGGGCATACCAGACTGTGAAATTTTCAATAATCGAGAGACGTTGGCGGTATTCATTGATATGATTCGCGTAACCAAGCCCGACTTAATAATTACGCACTCGCCAACTGACTATATGCCTGACCATTGCGTAGTTAGTGGCTTGGTTTATGATGCATCTTTCCATGCCTCGTTACCTAATTGGAAGACAGAGCACGAATATCACGACAAAGTTCCACCGGTTATCTATATGGATAACGTTGCTGGGGTGGACTTTGAACCAGGTGAATATGTGGATATTACGGATTTTATTGAAAAAAAGAAGGAAATGATGATGTGTCATCAAAGTCAAGTCGTCTGGCTAAAAGAGCACGATAACTTAGATGTTATTCAGTTCATAGAAGATTGCGCTAAGTTTCGAGGATGGCAGTGTGGTGTTCAATACGCGGAAGCTTTCCGTACTGTCAACCGCTGGCCTAGACTGAGGACTCAGCGGTTGCTGCCTTGA
- a CDS encoding DegT/DnrJ/EryC1/StrS family aminotransferase — protein MSADKLAINGGTPVRTAPFPPWPYFWDDMKAAVKEVLDSGKVNYWTGFRGMEFQKRYADYCGVKHAIMLNSGTSALHVAYAAAGIGPGDEVIVPSYTFIATAAAVLHQNAIPIFADVEEKTWNIDPKSVEALITERTKAIVPVHLHGHPADMDAINAIAAKHGLVVIEDAAQAHGAEYKGKKIGSLGDLAAFSFCQDKIITTGGEGGAVTTDDDDYAEIARSFKDHGYWEEERKDLLQMEALYPYIHHRMGFNYRMTEMQTVIGMAALERLDEWVEKRRANAHFLTKRLLEIPQVEPPYESPDVKHAFYKYAFKIKPEMLNCTRDEFIHALRAEGIPCVAGVPPENYKEEVFLKMVGYGNTKCPFKCPWYKGNVDYSKVDCPTARRIGMQTIWLLVHPTIDEQCLEDMATAVAKVATAYAK, from the coding sequence ATGTCAGCGGATAAACTAGCAATCAATGGCGGAACGCCTGTTAGAACAGCTCCATTTCCACCATGGCCCTATTTTTGGGATGATATGAAAGCTGCTGTAAAGGAAGTGCTGGATAGCGGAAAAGTCAACTACTGGACAGGCTTTCGCGGAATGGAGTTCCAGAAGCGATATGCTGATTACTGCGGAGTTAAGCATGCAATAATGTTAAATTCTGGCACGAGCGCACTGCATGTGGCATATGCCGCCGCAGGAATTGGTCCCGGAGACGAAGTCATAGTTCCATCTTATACTTTTATTGCCACTGCTGCTGCTGTTTTGCACCAGAATGCTATCCCAATTTTCGCTGATGTTGAGGAAAAGACGTGGAACATTGATCCAAAATCGGTTGAAGCCCTCATTACTGAGCGCACGAAGGCCATTGTGCCTGTTCATCTTCATGGTCATCCAGCAGACATGGATGCAATTAACGCAATTGCCGCAAAGCACGGATTAGTTGTGATAGAGGATGCTGCTCAGGCACACGGCGCTGAGTATAAGGGTAAGAAAATAGGTTCCCTTGGAGATTTGGCAGCATTCAGCTTTTGCCAGGACAAAATTATCACAACTGGCGGCGAAGGCGGGGCAGTGACTACTGACGATGATGATTATGCTGAAATTGCGCGCAGCTTCAAAGACCATGGTTATTGGGAAGAAGAGCGTAAGGACCTTCTCCAGATGGAGGCACTCTATCCATATATCCACCACCGGATGGGATTTAACTACCGCATGACTGAAATGCAAACAGTTATTGGAATGGCAGCCCTTGAGCGTCTTGATGAATGGGTTGAAAAGCGACGGGCTAATGCTCATTTCCTAACTAAGCGGTTGTTAGAGATTCCACAGGTCGAGCCGCCGTATGAGTCTCCAGATGTAAAGCATGCGTTCTATAAGTATGCTTTCAAGATTAAACCTGAGATGCTGAATTGCACGAGAGACGAATTTATCCATGCTCTACGTGCCGAAGGTATTCCTTGTGTTGCTGGTGTTCCGCCGGAAAACTACAAAGAAGAAGTTTTCCTAAAAATGGTTGGTTATGGAAATACCAAGTGCCCGTTTAAGTGTCCGTGGTACAAAGGTAACGTAGATTATAGCAAGGTTGACTGCCCAACTGCACGAAGGATTGGCATGCAGACCATTTGGCTGTTGGTGCATCCAACAATAGATGAGCAATGTCTTGAAGACATGGCAACTGCTGTCGCTAAGGTTGCGACGGCTTATGCAAAGTAA
- a CDS encoding Gfo/Idh/MocA family oxidoreductase — MERKLGAAVWGAGWVSGEHIKAYKNNPYCEVVAIGSRRAESARAKAAEANIECTIYTDYDELLKDDRVDIVSICTPNDCHAIETIKAAEAGKHILIEKPVALNLDDLVKMRGAVRKAGVKTVVSFVLRWNPLFQCIKGLQKTPAIGRIFYAEVDYWHPLGRWYKGFDWVITKASGGSMLLAAGCHAVDAIRYFVESEVAEVAAYSNNMGPCEYDANIVVAMKFQNGTIGKVSASWDVASPYIFNIELLGENGTIRDNKLFSKTLLPGQTKFLEIPTILPDSGDVTHHPFQPEIDHLVECILTDRESHVNLDDAVKTHEVCIAADISAAEGRPVKLPLL, encoded by the coding sequence ATGGAAAGAAAACTTGGTGCTGCGGTATGGGGCGCCGGATGGGTATCTGGTGAGCATATCAAAGCGTATAAGAACAATCCCTACTGCGAGGTAGTCGCCATTGGAAGCCGCAGGGCAGAGAGTGCGAGGGCAAAGGCGGCTGAGGCAAATATTGAATGTACAATATATACCGACTATGATGAGCTACTGAAAGACGATCGGGTGGATATTGTTTCAATCTGCACTCCGAACGACTGCCATGCCATCGAGACAATTAAGGCGGCTGAAGCTGGCAAGCATATCCTTATCGAAAAGCCGGTTGCTCTGAATCTTGATGACTTAGTCAAGATGCGAGGTGCTGTTCGAAAGGCCGGGGTGAAAACTGTCGTGAGTTTTGTTCTCCGATGGAATCCACTTTTTCAATGTATAAAGGGCTTGCAGAAGACTCCTGCAATTGGGCGCATCTTCTATGCTGAGGTGGATTATTGGCATCCTCTCGGCCGTTGGTATAAGGGATTTGATTGGGTAATTACCAAGGCGTCTGGCGGTAGCATGCTTTTAGCTGCAGGTTGTCATGCGGTTGATGCGATTAGGTATTTTGTTGAATCTGAGGTGGCGGAAGTAGCAGCATATTCAAACAATATGGGGCCTTGTGAATATGATGCAAATATCGTTGTTGCCATGAAGTTCCAGAATGGTACAATTGGCAAGGTCTCAGCGAGTTGGGATGTCGCTTCACCTTACATATTCAACATTGAGCTATTGGGAGAGAATGGTACCATTCGAGACAACAAGCTTTTTTCAAAGACACTCCTCCCTGGCCAAACAAAGTTTTTGGAGATTCCAACTATTCTTCCCGACAGCGGAGACGTGACCCACCATCCGTTCCAGCCAGAAATTGACCATCTGGTTGAATGCATTCTCACGGATAGGGAATCTCATGTTAATCTAGACGATGCAGTAAAGACGCACGAAGTTTGCATAGCGGCTGATATCTCTGCGGCAGAAGGTCGCCCTGTTAAATTGCCCCTGTTGTAG
- a CDS encoding zinc-binding alcohol dehydrogenase has protein sequence MKQVFISGVGEVVVKEVEEPPLVENGILCRTAYSLISSGTETMGLLARRRNPDPNRPDSSLGYSNSGIVVGVGSKVTEFSVGDRVGNYGSPSCYGGHAEVCCIGRNLAVKLPENVGLREAAFTGLGGIAVQALRRANLTFGETAVVMGLGVLGQLIARISHAVGYRTLATDFIKTRLSIAESNGVHVISANEDFVTAVMDSTNGQGADAVLIVVASESSEPITQALKMIRFGGRVVMVGVAKMEIDRNLFFAKEADFVISRAAGPGRYDPVYERDGVDMPHPFVRWTEGRNLGEFIRLVAEKRVRVDDLISHEFPVEDAAKAYDQILNHPQETLGVLLKY, from the coding sequence ATGAAACAAGTATTCATTAGTGGAGTTGGTGAAGTAGTTGTCAAAGAGGTTGAGGAACCGCCCCTCGTAGAAAATGGCATTTTGTGCCGAACAGCCTACTCTCTTATCAGCTCAGGAACGGAGACAATGGGTTTATTGGCACGGCGCAGGAACCCAGATCCAAATCGCCCCGACTCGAGTTTAGGATATTCGAATTCTGGCATTGTAGTTGGAGTCGGCTCGAAGGTTACGGAGTTCTCTGTGGGGGACCGTGTCGGCAACTATGGAAGTCCCTCATGCTACGGCGGGCATGCTGAGGTTTGTTGTATTGGCCGCAACCTTGCCGTAAAGCTTCCTGAAAACGTTGGCCTTCGTGAGGCAGCATTCACGGGTTTAGGAGGGATAGCTGTGCAAGCCTTGCGGCGGGCGAACTTAACTTTTGGCGAAACCGCCGTTGTGATGGGATTAGGAGTTCTTGGTCAGTTAATTGCCCGAATTAGCCATGCTGTAGGTTATCGAACCTTAGCTACGGATTTCATTAAAACTCGGTTAAGCATTGCGGAGTCAAATGGAGTTCACGTGATAAGCGCAAATGAAGATTTCGTAACTGCGGTTATGGATTCAACAAATGGGCAAGGGGCAGATGCCGTTTTAATTGTTGTAGCCTCTGAGTCTTCGGAGCCAATAACTCAAGCGCTGAAAATGATACGCTTCGGCGGCCGTGTAGTCATGGTAGGCGTCGCGAAGATGGAAATTGACCGCAATCTCTTTTTTGCGAAAGAGGCGGATTTTGTAATTTCGCGCGCCGCAGGTCCAGGTAGATACGACCCGGTTTATGAACGTGATGGTGTAGACATGCCGCATCCATTTGTTAGATGGACCGAGGGCAGGAACCTTGGTGAGTTTATTCGCCTGGTGGCTGAGAAGCGTGTTCGAGTAGATGACCTTATTAGCCATGAATTTCCTGTTGAAGATGCGGCAAAAGCTTATGATCAGATATTGAACCACCCGCAGGAAACGCTCGGGGTTTTGTTGAAGTATTAG